A window from Methylococcus mesophilus encodes these proteins:
- the hemA gene encoding glutamyl-tRNA reductase — MAILTLGVNHTTAPVSVRERLAFPADHLQFALQDLIGLPQVGEAAILSTCNRTEVYCELEGRDQRPVVDWMRGQRQLDGQDIAQYLYSHVDAGTIRHMFRVACGLDSMILGEPQILGQMKTAYQAARDAGTAGKVLTKLFHHTFAAAKKVRTDTAIGCSPVSVAFAAIRLAQRIFDDLSDLTAILIGAGETIELTARHLSENRIGHIIIANRTFDRAHTLANQFGGFAISLEELPKHLARADIIVASTGSPLPILGKGSIESALRSRRHKPMFIVDLAVPRDIEPEVEQLQDVYLYTVDDLQHTVEENLKTRQEAALQAEEIIDLEVEHFLAWLRAQAATDTIRDVRSFAEQHRDAALERALRELRRGKSAEDALRWLAETLTNKIIHAPSSQIWQAGVNERADIVAAAREIFQLKDPET, encoded by the coding sequence ATGGCGATCCTGACTTTAGGCGTCAATCACACCACCGCACCGGTTTCGGTCAGGGAGCGTCTGGCCTTTCCCGCCGACCATTTGCAATTCGCCCTGCAAGACCTGATCGGCCTGCCCCAGGTGGGCGAGGCGGCAATCCTGTCGACCTGCAACCGCACCGAAGTGTATTGCGAACTCGAAGGTCGCGATCAGCGGCCCGTCGTCGACTGGATGCGCGGGCAACGGCAGCTCGACGGCCAGGACATCGCCCAATACCTTTACTCCCATGTCGACGCCGGCACGATCCGGCACATGTTCCGCGTCGCCTGCGGACTGGACTCCATGATCCTGGGCGAGCCGCAGATTCTCGGCCAGATGAAGACCGCCTATCAGGCGGCACGCGACGCCGGCACCGCTGGCAAGGTTCTGACCAAGCTGTTCCACCACACCTTCGCCGCGGCCAAGAAGGTCCGCACCGACACGGCGATCGGCTGCAGTCCCGTATCGGTCGCCTTCGCCGCCATCCGCTTGGCCCAGCGCATCTTCGACGACCTGAGCGATCTGACCGCCATCCTCATCGGCGCTGGCGAGACCATAGAGCTGACGGCACGGCATTTGAGCGAAAACCGGATCGGCCACATCATCATCGCCAACCGGACTTTCGATCGGGCCCACACCTTGGCCAACCAGTTCGGCGGCTTCGCGATCTCGCTGGAAGAGCTGCCCAAACACCTGGCCAGGGCCGACATCATCGTCGCCTCCACCGGCAGCCCGCTGCCCATCCTCGGCAAGGGCAGCATTGAGAGCGCGCTGCGCAGCCGCCGCCACAAGCCGATGTTCATCGTGGACCTGGCGGTCCCGCGGGACATCGAGCCCGAGGTCGAGCAACTCCAGGACGTCTATCTGTACACCGTCGACGACCTGCAGCACACCGTCGAGGAGAACCTCAAGACCCGCCAGGAAGCTGCCCTCCAGGCGGAGGAAATCATCGACCTGGAGGTCGAGCATTTCCTGGCCTGGCTCCGGGCCCAGGCCGCGACCGACACCATCCGCGACGTCCGGAGCTTCGCCGAGCAGCACCGCGACGCGGCCTTGGAGCGGGCGCTGCGGGAACTGCGCCGCGGCAAGAGCGCCGAGGACGCCCTGCGCTGGCTGGCGGAAACCCTGACCAACAAGATCATTCATGCGCCCAGCTCGCAAATCTGGCAGGCGGGCGTGAACGAACGCGCCGACATCGTCGCCGCGGCGCGCGAAATCTTTCAACTCAAAGACCCCGAGACGTGA
- the rplJ gene encoding 50S ribosomal protein L10, with protein MALRLDDKKVVVAEVAAVAAQAHSAVAAEYRGLSVSALTRLRKEARESGVYLRVVKNTLARKAVEGTSFECMQDGLVGPLILAFSLEDPGSAARVVSAFAKTNDKLVVKLVAVGGKQYGPTELERLASLPNREQALSMLMGTMKAPIEKFVRTLAEPHAKFVRTVAAVRDQKQAA; from the coding sequence GTGGCACTGAGACTCGATGACAAGAAAGTGGTCGTCGCCGAGGTTGCAGCCGTTGCCGCCCAAGCGCACTCCGCAGTTGCGGCAGAGTACCGGGGGCTGAGTGTCTCCGCTCTGACGCGGCTCCGCAAGGAAGCGCGGGAGTCCGGGGTTTACCTGCGCGTCGTCAAGAACACCTTGGCGCGCAAGGCCGTTGAAGGCACGAGTTTCGAGTGCATGCAGGACGGCTTGGTAGGTCCCTTGATTCTCGCGTTCTCCCTTGAGGATCCGGGCTCCGCGGCCCGCGTAGTCAGCGCATTCGCCAAGACCAACGACAAGCTCGTCGTGAAGTTGGTGGCGGTTGGCGGCAAACAATACGGTCCTACCGAGCTCGAGCGTTTGGCATCGCTGCCGAACCGCGAGCAGGCGCTCAGCATGTTGATGGGCACGATGAAGGCGCCGATCGAAAAATTCGTCCGCACCCTGGCGGAGCCGCACGCGAAGTTCGTGCGCACCGTGGCGGCGGTTCGGGATCAGAAGCAGGCCGCGTAA
- the rplK gene encoding 50S ribosomal protein L11 yields the protein MAKKITGYIKLQVKAGEANPSPPVGPALGQRGVNIMEFCKAFNAQTQNVEKGLPLPVVITVYADRSFTFITKTPPASVLLKKALGLKSGSSKPNTDKVGTVTRAQLEEIAKMKMPDLTAADMDAAVRTIAGSATSMGLIVEGV from the coding sequence ATGGCAAAGAAAATCACAGGCTACATCAAGCTTCAGGTCAAGGCTGGCGAAGCCAATCCGAGCCCGCCGGTCGGCCCGGCGCTCGGCCAGCGCGGTGTCAATATCATGGAGTTCTGCAAGGCATTCAATGCCCAGACCCAGAACGTCGAGAAGGGCTTGCCGCTTCCTGTCGTCATCACTGTGTATGCGGACCGCAGCTTCACGTTCATCACCAAGACGCCACCGGCTTCCGTGTTGCTGAAGAAAGCACTCGGGTTGAAATCCGGCAGCTCGAAGCCGAACACCGACAAGGTCGGAACGGTTACGCGGGCCCAGTTGGAGGAAATCGCCAAGATGAAGATGCCGGATTTGACGGCGGCGGATATGGACGCGGCCGTGCGTACGATTGCGGGCAGCGCGACCAGTATGGGTCTGATTGTGGAGGGTGTGTGA
- the tuf gene encoding elongation factor Tu, whose product MSKEKFTRTKPHVNVGTIGHVDHGKTTLTAALTKCMAAKFGGEFKAYDQIDAAPEERARGITIATAHVEYESTARHYAHVDCPGHADYVKNMITGAAQMDGAILVCSAADGPMPQTREHILLARQVGVPYIVVFLNKADMVDDPELVELVEMELRELLSKYDFPGDDIPIIKGSALKALEGDTSEIGVPAVEALVQALDDYIPEPERAIDRPFLMPIEDVFSISGRGTVVTGRVERGIIKVGEEIEIVGIKATTKTTCTGVEMFRKLLDQGQAGDNIGVLLRGTKREDVERGQVLAKPGSITPHTHFEAEIYVLSKEEGGRHTPFFNGYRPQFYFRTTDVTGAVTLPEGIEMVMPGDNVKVIVKLIAPIAMDEGLRFAVREGGRTVGAGVVSKIIE is encoded by the coding sequence ATGTCCAAAGAGAAATTTACGCGCACGAAACCGCATGTGAATGTGGGAACGATAGGTCACGTGGATCATGGGAAGACGACGCTGACGGCGGCCCTGACCAAGTGCATGGCGGCGAAGTTCGGGGGCGAATTCAAGGCGTACGACCAGATTGACGCGGCACCGGAAGAGCGCGCCCGCGGCATCACGATTGCCACCGCTCACGTGGAATACGAATCGACCGCACGTCACTACGCCCACGTCGACTGCCCCGGCCACGCCGACTACGTCAAGAACATGATCACCGGCGCGGCCCAGATGGACGGTGCCATCCTGGTGTGCTCCGCCGCAGACGGCCCGATGCCGCAGACGCGCGAACACATTCTGCTGGCGCGCCAGGTCGGCGTCCCCTATATCGTCGTGTTCCTGAACAAGGCCGACATGGTTGACGACCCCGAACTGGTCGAACTGGTCGAAATGGAACTGCGCGAACTGCTTTCCAAATACGACTTCCCGGGGGACGACATCCCCATTATCAAAGGTTCCGCCCTGAAGGCGCTGGAAGGCGACACCAGCGAGATCGGCGTCCCGGCGGTCGAAGCTCTGGTGCAGGCCCTGGACGACTACATCCCCGAGCCCGAGCGCGCCATCGACCGGCCGTTCCTCATGCCGATCGAAGACGTCTTCTCGATCTCCGGGCGCGGCACCGTCGTCACCGGGCGCGTCGAGCGCGGCATCATCAAAGTGGGCGAAGAAATCGAAATCGTCGGCATCAAAGCCACGACCAAGACCACCTGCACCGGCGTGGAAATGTTCCGCAAGCTGCTCGACCAAGGTCAGGCAGGCGACAACATCGGCGTCCTGCTGCGCGGCACCAAGCGCGAAGACGTCGAACGCGGCCAAGTGCTGGCCAAGCCCGGCAGCATCACCCCGCACACCCACTTCGAAGCCGAGATCTACGTCCTGTCCAAGGAAGAAGGCGGTCGCCATACCCCGTTCTTCAACGGCTACCGGCCGCAGTTCTACTTCCGGACCACCGACGTTACCGGCGCGGTGACGCTGCCGGAAGGGATCGAAATGGTCATGCCGGGCGATAACGTCAAGGTCATCGTCAAGCTGATCGCGCCGATTGCCATGGACGAAGGGCTGCGGTTTGCAGTGCGCGAAGGCGGCCGTACCGTCGGCGCGGGCGTTGTCTCCAAGATCATCGAGTAA
- the rplA gene encoding 50S ribosomal protein L1 produces the protein MARLTKRLKSIKEQVQSGKAYAIEEALNVLKSVSSVKFVESVDVAVNLGVDPRKSDQAVRGATVLPNGTGKSVRVAVFAQGANAEAALAAGADIVGMDDLGAQVKAGELNFDVVIAAPDAMRVVGQLGQILGPRGLMPNPKTGTVTPDVATAVKNAKAGQVRYRTDKKGIIHCTIGKVSFEPAALKENLEALLVDLKKLKPSTSKGVYVKKVTVSSTMGPGLTVDQNTLTA, from the coding sequence ATGGCTCGTTTGACCAAGCGGCTCAAGTCGATCAAAGAACAGGTTCAGTCCGGCAAGGCTTATGCGATCGAAGAAGCGCTGAATGTCCTGAAATCGGTCAGCTCCGTCAAATTCGTCGAGTCGGTGGACGTGGCCGTCAATCTCGGCGTCGATCCCCGCAAATCCGATCAGGCCGTGCGCGGTGCGACCGTGCTGCCCAATGGGACAGGCAAGTCGGTTCGGGTGGCGGTGTTCGCCCAGGGGGCGAATGCCGAGGCCGCCCTGGCGGCAGGTGCGGACATCGTCGGCATGGACGATCTGGGTGCCCAGGTGAAGGCTGGTGAGCTGAATTTCGACGTCGTCATCGCGGCGCCGGATGCCATGCGCGTCGTGGGCCAGTTGGGCCAGATTCTCGGCCCGCGCGGACTGATGCCGAATCCCAAGACCGGCACCGTCACTCCGGATGTCGCCACGGCGGTCAAGAACGCTAAGGCCGGTCAAGTCCGCTACCGCACCGACAAGAAGGGCATCATCCATTGCACGATCGGTAAAGTCAGCTTTGAGCCGGCGGCGCTGAAAGAAAATCTGGAAGCCTTGCTGGTGGATCTCAAAAAACTCAAGCCGAGCACGTCGAAGGGCGTATATGTCAAGAAGGTCACGGTGTCGTCGACCATGGGCCCGGGCTTGACGGTCGACCAGAACACGCTGACAGCGTAG
- the secE gene encoding preprotein translocase subunit SecE, which produces MSTQTTSESGASGLDTVKLVLALVFLIAGIVAYYFFSDYSVVYRTLGVVGAGVVAVALVSATAKGQSLLGFFRESRIEVRKVVWPTRQEAAQATLMVVALVFFVGIFLWLLDMLLFWAITSITG; this is translated from the coding sequence ATGTCTACTCAAACTACTTCGGAGTCCGGTGCTTCCGGTCTGGATACCGTCAAGCTTGTTCTTGCGCTGGTATTTCTAATCGCGGGCATCGTTGCATACTATTTTTTTAGCGATTATTCCGTCGTCTACCGTACGCTTGGAGTCGTCGGTGCCGGTGTTGTGGCGGTCGCGCTGGTTTCGGCGACGGCCAAGGGGCAGTCGCTGCTCGGATTTTTCCGAGAGTCGCGCATCGAAGTCCGAAAGGTCGTTTGGCCGACCAGGCAGGAGGCCGCTCAGGCTACGTTGATGGTGGTCGCGCTGGTTTTCTTCGTTGGGATTTTTCTCTGGCTGCTCGATATGCTCCTGTTTTGGGCAATCACCTCGATCACCGGATAA
- the pth gene encoding aminoacyl-tRNA hydrolase, protein MVKLIVGLGNPGPAYDRTRHNAGFWFVDRLAAAHACVLREESRFHGRVGTMEVGGTMHLLEPLTFMNRSGLAVAALAKFYKIAPEHILVVHDELDFGPGLVRIKRGGGHGGHNGLRDIMAQLGSGGFQRLRIGIGRPAGAMAVADYVLAAPSVAERQAIFGVIDKALECLPDLLAGNIEQAMNRLHV, encoded by the coding sequence ATGGTCAAACTGATCGTCGGCCTCGGCAACCCGGGGCCGGCTTACGACAGGACCCGGCACAATGCCGGGTTTTGGTTTGTGGACAGGCTGGCAGCCGCGCACGCTTGCGTCTTGCGGGAGGAGTCCCGTTTCCACGGACGCGTCGGAACGATGGAGGTGGGTGGGACCATGCATCTTCTCGAGCCTCTGACCTTCATGAACCGGAGCGGGCTTGCGGTGGCGGCGCTTGCCAAGTTCTACAAGATTGCGCCCGAGCACATCCTGGTGGTTCACGATGAACTCGACTTCGGGCCGGGGCTCGTTCGTATCAAGCGGGGCGGCGGCCATGGCGGGCACAACGGTCTCCGTGACATCATGGCGCAGTTGGGAAGTGGCGGATTCCAGCGTCTGAGGATCGGAATCGGCCGGCCGGCCGGGGCCATGGCGGTGGCTGACTACGTGTTGGCCGCGCCGTCTGTCGCTGAGCGCCAAGCTATTTTTGGAGTGATAGACAAGGCCTTGGAGTGCCTGCCTGATCTGCTGGCCGGAAATATCGAGCAGGCGATGAACCGCTTGCACGTTTGA
- a CDS encoding tetratricopeptide repeat protein, with translation MGHRTKSADETFWNDEAEISGVVKPLTPKSQLVYLVLAGELAGQRGQYEVALENYLQAARLSRDARLAERATQIALFVKKYPEAIEGVSLWLEREPRNAVARRMAALLYLKQGKRDEAVAQMKVLLTLPDADLENTLIELVKVLGSEVPKQDAAEFMGALLRASPGMAELHFSAALLAANQGEFQRALNETEEALKLHPDWSRARVLQAQVMAQMGDSAAAGDMIQRALKRDPDNARLRLIYSQFLIKSGDIEGARRELAHIVTREPGNQDARFGLGLALIDLGQLDAARREFTGLATSEKWRVQAYFYLGLIDARKGRLSEAVGWFDRVTTGPTEFDARVNGITALISLGRLTEARTRLADVRKRFPNESVRLYLLEAELLSKNREFEDAFNLLTEALAELPGQADLLYARALVAENVGRFDVLEADLRQLLEKNPDDPNALNALGYTLVERGERLDEAKGYLDRAIRLKPDDPAILDSYGWLQYRLHNYAEAAEYLRRAYGKVQDPEIASHLGEVLLESGKRQEARKILREAWKKAPEHEDMQRIKARYPDLLAP, from the coding sequence GTGGGCCATCGAACCAAGTCTGCAGACGAAACATTCTGGAACGACGAGGCCGAGATCAGTGGGGTGGTCAAACCGCTGACGCCCAAGTCCCAGCTTGTCTACCTGGTGTTGGCGGGGGAACTGGCCGGCCAGCGCGGCCAGTACGAGGTCGCGCTCGAGAATTATCTCCAGGCCGCGCGCCTGTCGCGCGATGCACGCCTCGCGGAGCGGGCGACCCAGATCGCATTGTTCGTGAAAAAGTATCCCGAAGCGATCGAGGGCGTATCGCTCTGGCTGGAGCGCGAACCCCGCAATGCAGTGGCGCGCCGCATGGCCGCCCTGCTCTACCTGAAGCAGGGAAAGCGCGATGAGGCAGTGGCGCAGATGAAGGTGTTGCTGACGCTGCCGGATGCTGATCTGGAAAATACGCTCATCGAATTGGTGAAGGTGCTCGGAAGCGAGGTGCCGAAACAGGACGCGGCGGAATTCATGGGTGCCTTGCTTCGGGCGTCCCCCGGTATGGCGGAGCTTCATTTCTCAGCCGCCCTTCTCGCTGCCAACCAGGGTGAGTTTCAGCGGGCATTGAACGAAACCGAGGAGGCCTTGAAGCTGCACCCGGACTGGAGCCGGGCCCGAGTGCTGCAGGCGCAGGTCATGGCGCAAATGGGCGATTCGGCTGCGGCCGGGGACATGATTCAGCGGGCGCTCAAGCGCGATCCGGACAACGCCAGATTGCGCCTGATCTATTCGCAATTTCTCATCAAGTCCGGCGACATCGAAGGCGCACGACGCGAGTTGGCGCATATCGTAACCCGGGAGCCCGGCAATCAGGACGCGCGGTTCGGGCTCGGCCTGGCGCTCATCGACCTGGGCCAGCTCGATGCGGCCCGGCGCGAGTTCACAGGGCTGGCTACGTCTGAAAAATGGCGGGTTCAGGCCTACTTTTATCTGGGGCTCATTGATGCCCGTAAGGGCAGGCTGAGCGAGGCGGTGGGCTGGTTCGACCGTGTCACGACCGGACCAACCGAGTTCGACGCGCGCGTGAACGGCATCACCGCCTTGATCAGCCTGGGTCGGCTGACGGAGGCGCGAACGCGGCTGGCAGACGTCCGCAAGCGATTTCCGAACGAGTCGGTTCGGCTGTATCTTCTGGAGGCCGAATTGCTTTCCAAGAACAGGGAGTTTGAGGACGCCTTCAACCTGTTGACCGAGGCGCTGGCGGAGTTGCCGGGGCAGGCAGATCTGCTCTATGCCCGTGCCCTGGTGGCGGAAAATGTCGGCCGGTTCGATGTGCTGGAGGCCGATCTGCGCCAATTGCTGGAGAAGAATCCCGATGACCCCAATGCCTTGAACGCATTGGGCTACACGCTCGTCGAGCGGGGCGAGCGGCTGGACGAGGCCAAGGGATATCTGGATCGGGCGATCCGGCTCAAGCCCGACGATCCTGCGATACTCGATAGCTATGGCTGGCTGCAGTACCGGCTGCACAATTATGCCGAAGCCGCGGAATACCTGCGCCGGGCTTACGGCAAGGTTCAGGATCCGGAGATCGCATCGCACCTGGGTGAGGTGCTGTTGGAGTCGGGAAAGCGCCAGGAAGCCAGGAAAATTCTGCGCGAGGCCTGGAAGAAGGCGCCTGAGCACGAGGATATGCAGCGAATCAAGGCGCGCTATCCGGACCTGCTGGCTCCGTAA
- the lolB gene encoding lipoprotein insertase outer membrane protein LolB: MAAAVLVLLSIGMGLQGCTGVQTRPAAVDAAHLAGLERWRLEGRIAVQTPDDAWQASLAWEHDGRQDRLLVSGPLNQGTVSIVLQDDLILINEGNGNERISRDPDALLKEKLGFSIPLQSLRYWVLGVSAPGEASEEMDLYPDGRLKHLKQAEWSLDYERYRDWDRLVLPQKILIQGRSLKLKLFADEWTVGSPPA; the protein is encoded by the coding sequence TTGGCTGCAGCGGTCCTGGTCTTGTTGTCGATAGGCATGGGGCTGCAGGGTTGCACCGGGGTGCAGACTCGGCCTGCCGCGGTGGATGCTGCGCACTTGGCCGGCCTGGAGCGTTGGCGGCTGGAAGGGCGCATCGCGGTGCAGACCCCGGACGATGCCTGGCAGGCCAGCCTGGCCTGGGAGCATGACGGGCGCCAGGATCGCTTGCTGGTTTCCGGACCCTTGAATCAGGGAACGGTTTCCATCGTTCTCCAGGACGACCTGATTCTCATCAACGAAGGTAATGGGAACGAAAGGATTTCCCGCGATCCCGACGCTCTTCTGAAAGAAAAACTGGGGTTTTCCATTCCGCTGCAGAGCTTGCGTTACTGGGTTTTGGGCGTATCGGCGCCGGGTGAGGCAAGCGAAGAAATGGATCTGTATCCGGATGGCCGCCTTAAGCATCTGAAGCAGGCGGAATGGTCCCTCGATTACGAGCGCTATCGCGACTGGGATCGGCTCGTGTTGCCGCAGAAGATACTGATCCAGGGGCGTTCGCTCAAACTGAAGCTGTTTGCGGACGAGTGGACCGTCGGGAGTCCTCCAGCATGA
- the nusG gene encoding transcription termination/antitermination protein NusG produces the protein MALRWYVIQAYSNFENRVKRSLEERVVRAGLEHYFGKILVPTEEVLEMRQGQQRKGERKFFPGYVLVQMELNDDTWHLVRDVPRVLGFVGGTPDHPAPITDAEAEAILARVEEGVKKPKHKVLYEVGEVVRVVDGPFKDFNGVVEEVNYEKSKLRVSVLIFGRSTPVELEFGQVEKG, from the coding sequence GTGGCGCTACGCTGGTACGTTATCCAGGCTTATTCCAACTTTGAAAACCGTGTAAAGCGGTCTTTGGAGGAGCGGGTTGTCCGAGCCGGGCTGGAGCACTATTTCGGAAAGATTTTGGTGCCGACCGAAGAAGTGCTGGAAATGCGGCAGGGCCAGCAGCGTAAAGGCGAGCGGAAGTTTTTCCCGGGTTACGTGTTGGTCCAGATGGAGTTGAACGACGACACTTGGCATCTGGTGCGCGACGTGCCGAGGGTGTTGGGTTTTGTCGGAGGGACGCCGGACCACCCCGCGCCGATCACCGATGCCGAAGCTGAAGCGATCCTGGCCCGTGTAGAGGAAGGGGTCAAAAAGCCCAAGCACAAGGTGCTTTACGAAGTCGGCGAAGTCGTTCGCGTCGTCGACGGTCCGTTCAAGGATTTCAACGGCGTCGTCGAAGAAGTCAACTACGAGAAGAGCAAGCTCAGAGTCTCCGTCCTCATTTTTGGACGATCCACGCCTGTCGAGCTCGAATTCGGTCAGGTCGAAAAAGGCTAG
- the ispE gene encoding 4-(cytidine 5'-diphospho)-2-C-methyl-D-erythritol kinase has protein sequence MKPPSLRLPAPAKLNLTLRITGRRADGYHNLQTVFQFVDLCDWLEFRPNASGEIRLQASLAGVPMEQNLIVRAARLLKDYADVAAGVDIAVEKNLPMGGGLGGGSSDAATTLVALNRLWELGLDRETLMNLGLRLGADVPIFVFGRSAWAEGVGEMLQTVELAEPWYVIVVPPCQVSTAEIFGAPDLTRNNDPIKIADFLAGSHENHCLDTVVRRYPVVGEAMRVLGRYSQDVRLTGTGACVFSVHGSEEEARAACEGLSRDWTAVVASGRNLSPLYEALNEL, from the coding sequence ATGAAGCCGCCCTCTCTGCGCCTGCCTGCGCCCGCCAAGCTCAATCTCACTCTCCGGATTACGGGCCGCCGCGCCGACGGCTACCATAATCTGCAAACGGTCTTCCAGTTCGTGGATTTGTGCGACTGGCTCGAATTCCGGCCCAATGCTTCCGGCGAGATCCGGTTGCAGGCGTCACTGGCGGGCGTGCCGATGGAGCAGAATCTGATCGTCCGCGCCGCCCGGTTGCTCAAGGATTACGCGGACGTGGCGGCCGGGGTCGACATCGCCGTGGAGAAAAATCTGCCGATGGGGGGCGGTCTGGGCGGCGGCAGCTCGGACGCGGCGACCACGCTGGTGGCGCTGAACCGCTTGTGGGAACTGGGTCTGGATCGGGAAACACTGATGAACCTCGGTCTCCGGCTGGGGGCGGATGTGCCGATTTTCGTGTTCGGCCGGAGCGCATGGGCGGAAGGCGTGGGGGAAATGCTGCAGACCGTGGAACTGGCCGAGCCCTGGTACGTCATAGTCGTGCCGCCGTGCCAGGTTTCGACCGCCGAGATATTCGGCGCCCCCGATTTGACAAGAAATAACGACCCCATCAAAATAGCCGACTTCCTTGCGGGAAGCCACGAGAATCATTGCCTGGATACCGTCGTGCGTCGATACCCGGTAGTGGGCGAGGCGATGCGTGTACTGGGGAGGTATTCCCAGGATGTCCGGCTGACGGGCACGGGCGCCTGCGTATTTTCGGTCCATGGCAGCGAGGAAGAGGCCAGGGCCGCATGCGAGGGTTTGTCCCGCGACTGGACGGCCGTGGTGGCGTCCGGCCGCAACCTGTCGCCTCTGTACGAGGCGCTGAACGAACTATAG
- a CDS encoding 50S ribosomal protein L25/general stress protein Ctc, whose product MVGSFVFEAELRHQLGKGASRRLRHAGKVPAVLYGSGEPVSLLLEHHKVVKSLENEATYSHVLTIRFDGREESAILKAVQRHPAKPIVMHMDFLRVNAADKIRVHVPLHFVNQETSVGVKKGGVVSHSMVDVEVDCFSKDLPEYIEVDLAQADIGDIIHLSDLKLPVGVEIHALAQGAGHDLPVASVHAPRTAEGGEGEAG is encoded by the coding sequence ATGGTAGGCAGTTTCGTATTTGAAGCCGAGTTGCGACATCAGTTGGGTAAAGGCGCGTCCCGCCGTCTGCGCCATGCCGGCAAGGTCCCTGCGGTGCTTTATGGTAGCGGCGAGCCGGTGTCGCTGTTGCTGGAGCATCACAAGGTCGTCAAGAGCCTGGAAAACGAGGCAACGTACTCACACGTCCTAACGATCCGGTTCGACGGTCGTGAAGAGAGCGCTATTTTGAAAGCCGTGCAGCGCCACCCGGCCAAGCCCATCGTGATGCACATGGATTTTCTGCGCGTCAATGCGGCTGACAAGATCCGCGTCCATGTGCCGCTGCACTTCGTCAATCAGGAAACCTCGGTAGGCGTCAAGAAAGGCGGTGTGGTATCCCATAGCATGGTGGATGTGGAGGTCGACTGCTTCTCCAAGGATCTTCCCGAGTACATCGAGGTTGATCTTGCCCAGGCTGACATCGGGGACATCATCCATCTGTCGGACCTCAAGCTGCCGGTGGGCGTCGAAATCCACGCACTCGCACAGGGTGCCGGCCATGACCTCCCGGTAGCTTCCGTGCATGCGCCGCGCACTGCGGAAGGCGGTGAGGGCGAGGCTGGCTGA
- a CDS encoding ribose-phosphate diphosphokinase, whose amino-acid sequence MTDTSFMVFSGNANLPLAEGVVRKLNMRLGMATVGRFSDGEIAVEIEEHVRGREVFVIQPTSQPINENLMELLVMIDALRRSSASVITAVIPYFGYARQDRRIRSARVPITAKLVAKMICAAGADRVLTVDLHADQIQGFFDVPVDNVYASPILLGDVWRQKYPDLMVVSPDVGGVVRARALAKRLDDADLAIIDKRRPRANEAKVMNIIGDVRGRTCVMVDDLVDTAGTLCKAAGALKEHGAERVVAYCTHPVLSGPAVDNIEASMLDELVVTDTIPLQERARACDRIRQLTIAEMLAETIRRIAMGESVSSLYVD is encoded by the coding sequence ATGACCGACACCTCCTTCATGGTGTTTTCGGGTAATGCAAATCTCCCTCTTGCCGAAGGCGTTGTGCGCAAGCTCAACATGCGCCTGGGCATGGCGACCGTAGGGCGGTTCAGCGACGGCGAGATTGCGGTCGAGATCGAGGAGCACGTGCGCGGGCGCGAGGTGTTCGTCATTCAGCCCACCTCGCAGCCCATCAACGAGAATCTCATGGAGCTTCTCGTCATGATCGACGCTTTGCGCCGGTCGTCCGCGTCGGTCATCACCGCGGTCATCCCTTATTTCGGCTACGCGAGGCAGGATCGGCGCATTCGCTCCGCCAGGGTTCCCATCACTGCGAAACTGGTGGCCAAGATGATTTGCGCCGCCGGTGCCGATCGGGTGCTGACGGTCGACCTTCACGCCGATCAGATTCAGGGCTTTTTCGACGTGCCTGTTGACAACGTCTACGCCTCGCCGATCCTGCTCGGCGACGTCTGGCGCCAGAAATATCCCGACCTCATGGTGGTGTCACCCGACGTCGGCGGGGTGGTCAGGGCCAGGGCACTGGCGAAGCGGCTCGACGACGCCGATCTCGCGATCATCGACAAGCGCCGTCCCCGCGCGAACGAGGCGAAGGTCATGAACATCATCGGCGACGTCCGGGGGCGGACCTGCGTCATGGTCGACGACCTCGTCGATACCGCGGGTACCTTGTGCAAGGCTGCCGGGGCTTTGAAGGAGCACGGCGCCGAAAGGGTGGTGGCGTACTGTACCCATCCGGTGCTTTCCGGTCCGGCCGTCGATAACATCGAGGCGTCGATGCTGGACGAGCTGGTGGTGACCGACACGATTCCCCTGCAGGAGCGTGCGCGGGCCTGTGACAGAATCCGGCAATTGACCATTGCCGAAATGCTGGCGGAAACGATCCGCCGGATCGCCATGGGGGAGTCGGTCAGTTCGCTGTACGTGGATTGA